The nucleotide window TGCCAACCAATCAAGAAAGAAGCAGTTTTTCAGAGCGTTTGCGGCTCGCATTAAAGCGTGGTCATAAGCCTGTTAAAGGGGCGACGGATTTAGCACGCCTTTTTAATCTGCAGCATGATGGCACCGGTGTTTCAGTGCAAACTACGCATAAATGGCTAAGCGGCCGCGCCATTCCAACTACGGAAAAAATCAAAACGCTGGCTGACTGGCTTGGTGTCAGTGAGCACTGGTTGCATTACGGGCCACCACCCGATGTAAGTTTATTAAAGGTTAAAGAAACCAAACTTCAA belongs to Mycoavidus sp. B2-EB and includes:
- a CDS encoding transcriptional regulator, translated to MPTNQERSSFSERLRLALKRGHKPVKGATDLARLFNLQHDGTGVSVQTTHKWLSGRAIPTTEKIKTLADWLGVSEHWLHYGPPPDVSLLKVKETKLQQAKYPTSPETIELAKKIEALPEHQKYLVEELITQFYGQGPE